A region of candidate division WOR-3 bacterium DNA encodes the following proteins:
- the ssb gene encoding single-stranded DNA-binding protein, producing MNPIRLGYLNSVVLIGRLVADPELRYTQKGAPVCDFRIASSRRYKNRDTGEWQEETLFINIVAWRRQAETANDFLKKGSAVLIEGRLRSRQWETNKGEKRSAIEVVARRIQFLDLPPKEADAVESDTEVPIDSATETKEDDEIDTPF from the coding sequence ATGAATCCTATTCGTCTCGGTTACCTTAATTCGGTCGTGTTGATCGGCAGGCTCGTCGCCGACCCTGAGTTGAGGTACACACAGAAAGGTGCACCGGTATGTGATTTTCGGATAGCGAGTTCACGACGCTACAAAAATCGTGATACCGGGGAATGGCAGGAAGAAACATTGTTCATCAATATCGTCGCCTGGCGCAGACAGGCGGAGACCGCCAATGATTTTCTGAAAAAAGGGAGTGCGGTGCTTATCGAGGGGAGACTCAGGTCACGGCAGTGGGAGACGAATAAGGGTGAAAAACGTTCCGCAATCGAGGTTGTCGCCCGTCGCATTCAGTTTCTCGATCTGCCGCCTAAGGAAGCGGATGCGGTTGAGTCTGATACAGAGGTGCCGATAGACAGTGCGACTGAAACAAAAGAGGATGATGAGATTGATACACCTTTTTAA
- the rpsR gene encoding 30S ribosomal protein S18 yields the protein MNKRKRRCRFCKNNIDEVDYKDTSLLKGFINERGKILGSKITRLCSFHQRRLTQAIKRAREIALLPYEIK from the coding sequence ATGAACAAGAGAAAAAGACGATGTCGATTTTGCAAAAATAATATTGATGAAGTCGATTATAAAGATACGTCCCTTTTAAAGGGATTCATAAATGAACGTGGAAAGATACTCGGTTCCAAGATCACGAGGCTCTGTTCTTTTCATCAGCGCAGGTTGACGCAAGCCATTAAAAGGGCGAGGGAGATCGCGCTCTTGCCGTACGAGATAAAATAA
- a CDS encoding 50S ribosomal protein L9: MKVILLKPVERLGKAFDVVVTKDGYARNYLFPKRLAIPATKANLRGLEKNKVRFSKTIMRIRKESMDIAEQINNTTIKTTIKIGIDGKSFGSITSQDISELLKTEGIEVDKKNIVLPEPIKQPGVYDIKVHLAGKIDAVFKLVVLEEGE, encoded by the coding sequence ATGAAGGTGATTTTGCTTAAACCGGTGGAGAGATTGGGGAAGGCGTTTGATGTTGTTGTCACGAAAGACGGCTATGCGAGAAACTATCTTTTTCCGAAGAGACTCGCTATTCCGGCTACCAAGGCGAATCTGCGTGGTCTGGAAAAGAATAAAGTTCGTTTCTCCAAAACGATTATGAGAATCAGAAAAGAGAGTATGGACATAGCCGAGCAGATCAACAACACCACGATAAAAACGACGATAAAGATAGGTATAGACGGTAAGTCATTCGGCAGTATCACATCTCAGGATATTTCCGAGCTTTTGAAGACCGAAGGAATCGAGGTGGATAAGAAGAACATAGTTCTTCCGGAACCGATAAAGCAACCCGGGGTGTATGATATCAAGGTGCATCTCGCCGGAAAGATCGACGCTGTATTTAAACTTGTCGTACTGGAAGAAGGAGAGTAA
- a CDS encoding bifunctional nuclease family protein has translation MLEVFVNAVLEDRQNNSYIVLLKEKYGQRTLPIWIGENEAFAIALSLEGKKPPRPLTHDLLKLIIDAFQSEVVKVEVVALKMVNESGTYFAKIYIKSEGKVIAIDARPSDSIALALRTGSAIFVDPKVMDENGKVLEGDTNLDEMKRRLRNTKPEEFGDFHLDK, from the coding sequence ATTTTAGAAGTCTTTGTCAACGCGGTTCTGGAAGACCGCCAGAATAATTCATATATAGTCCTCTTAAAGGAAAAATACGGCCAGCGCACTTTGCCGATATGGATAGGTGAGAACGAGGCGTTCGCCATCGCCCTGTCGCTGGAAGGTAAGAAACCACCCAGGCCTTTAACCCATGACCTTTTGAAGCTTATTATCGATGCCTTTCAATCAGAGGTGGTGAAGGTGGAAGTGGTGGCGTTGAAGATGGTCAATGAGAGCGGTACTTATTTCGCCAAGATCTATATAAAGTCAGAGGGGAAGGTTATTGCGATCGACGCCAGACCGTCGGATTCCATCGCCCTTGCCCTGCGTACCGGTAGTGCTATCTTCGTTGACCCGAAGGTGATGGATGAAAACGGCAAGGTCCTTGAAGGGGACACAAATCTTGATGAAATGAAACGCAGGCTGAGGAATACAAAGCCTGAAGAGTTCGGCGATTTTCATCTTGATAAGTAA
- a CDS encoding CBS domain-containing protein, translating into MAVKKTLDLSKISKVEKRMIEEILAIKKREVNKIMVPINEIVAFSYKERLSDVIDSYKKNHYSRYPVYLKNLDQVIGVLYIKDIISFWYEYKDESVVQFVRFPHFVYEDRSALDVFLELQRLRLSFGVVIDEFGGVSGIITIEDLIEEIVGDIEDELDARKKPFIEKISDKEYIVNTRMELVHFAEYFGLPIEEDDVSTVGGLILKNADRIPKVGEEIKYRNLKFKIISGTRRKINKVKVTKL; encoded by the coding sequence ATGGCGGTTAAAAAGACTCTCGATTTAAGTAAGATATCCAAAGTCGAAAAAAGGATGATCGAGGAGATTCTCGCGATCAAAAAGCGGGAAGTCAACAAGATCATGGTTCCGATCAATGAGATCGTGGCTTTTTCTTATAAAGAGCGTCTGAGCGACGTCATCGACAGTTACAAAAAGAATCATTATTCACGTTACCCGGTCTATCTGAAAAATCTGGATCAGGTGATCGGCGTTCTCTATATCAAAGACATTATCTCTTTCTGGTATGAATATAAAGACGAATCGGTCGTTCAATTCGTGAGGTTTCCGCATTTCGTATATGAGGACCGCTCCGCACTCGATGTTTTTCTTGAGTTGCAGAGGTTGCGGCTTTCCTTCGGTGTCGTGATTGATGAATTCGGTGGTGTTTCCGGAATCATTACCATTGAGGATTTGATAGAGGAGATCGTGGGTGACATCGAGGATGAGTTGGACGCGCGCAAAAAACCGTTTATTGAAAAGATATCCGACAAAGAATATATCGTCAATACCAGGATGGAGCTGGTTCACTTCGCGGAATATTTCGGTCTGCCCATCGAAGAGGACGATGTCTCCACAGTGGGCGGTCTGATCTTGAAGAACGCCGACCGTATTCCAAAGGTGGGCGAGGAAATAAAATACAGAAATTTGAAGTTTAAGATTATCTCCGGTACAAGGCGGAAGATAAACAAGGTGAAGGTCACCAAACTCTGA